A genomic region of Patescibacteria group bacterium contains the following coding sequences:
- the rpmE gene encoding 50S ribosomal protein L31, with product MKKDIHPKYYKDAIIHCSCGKVFKMGATNPEMHIEVCSSCHPFYTGQDKILDSAGRVEKFKKRLAKKK from the coding sequence ATGAAAAAGGATATCCATCCTAAATACTATAAAGACGCAATAATCCACTGTTCTTGTGGAAAAGTTTTTAAAATGGGCGCAACTAATCCTGAAATGCATATCGAGGTTTGCAGTTCCTGCCACCCTTTTTATACTGGACAAGACAAAATTCTTGATTCTGCCGGGCGGGTGGAAAAATTCAAAAAGAGATTGGCTAAAAAGAAATGA
- the rplL gene encoding 50S ribosomal protein L7/L12, with protein MTEEKSSSVKTTEDKKEIKVPEKFKKIVDEIEKMSVLDLAELVKILEEKFGVSSVVAVPTAVGTPTEVEAKEEKTSFNVELKNAGAQKIQVIKAVREITGLGLKEAKDVVDAAPKVIKENLKKEDAEEIKKKLEEAGATVELK; from the coding sequence ATGACTGAGGAAAAATCCTCCTCCGTTAAAACTACGGAGGACAAGAAGGAAATAAAAGTGCCGGAAAAATTTAAGAAAATAGTTGATGAGATTGAAAAAATGTCAGTATTAGATTTGGCTGAATTAGTTAAAATTCTGGAAGAGAAATTCGGCGTTAGTTCAGTAGTAGCCGTCCCGACAGCTGTCGGGACTCCGACCGAGGTCGAAGCCAAAGAAGAAAAAACGTCTTTTAATGTCGAATTGAAAAACGCCGGCGCGCAAAAGATTCAGGTTATCAAAGCCGTAAGAGAGATAACCGGACTTGGATTAAAGGAAGCCAAAGATGTTGTTGATGCCGCACCGAAAGTAATTAAGGAAAATCTGAAAAAGGAAGATGCAGAAGAGATAAAAAAGAAACTTGAAGAGGCAGGAGCGACAGTTGAATTGAAATAA
- the rpmG gene encoding 50S ribosomal protein L33: MKKDFIVKLACEECKRINHYTRRNKKTVEKKLELKKFCRWCRKNTAHKETKK, from the coding sequence ATGAAAAAAGATTTTATAGTTAAATTGGCTTGCGAAGAATGCAAGCGCATCAATCACTACACTCGCAGGAATAAAAAAACTGTTGAGAAAAAATTGGAATTGAAAAAATTCTGCAGATGGTGCAGAAAAAATACGGCGCATAAAGAAACTAAAAAATAA
- the rpsB gene encoding 30S ribosomal protein S2 → MTEDKKTMVSEELVKEMFKAGVHFGHKKSNRHPKMEQYIYGLKNNIHIIDLEKTIENMEIALEFIEGIIKNDGKILFVGIRPQCQSLIEETAKNCKMPYVSLRWIGGLLTNFKTIRKRIDYFVDLEKKREEGGLKKYTKKEQKHFDKEIEKLKKNFNGIRDLKELPEAIFVLGVKEHITPIREAKIKKIPVIALVDTDSNPSLVDYVIPSNDEAISALQFMLNQIEKVIIPA, encoded by the coding sequence ATGACTGAAGACAAAAAAACAATGGTTTCAGAAGAACTGGTTAAAGAAATGTTTAAAGCCGGGGTTCATTTCGGGCACAAAAAATCCAACCGCCATCCAAAAATGGAGCAATATATTTATGGATTGAAAAACAATATCCATATTATTGATTTGGAAAAGACAATTGAAAACATGGAAATTGCTTTGGAATTTATTGAGGGGATTATTAAAAATGACGGGAAAATTCTTTTTGTCGGCATCCGGCCTCAATGCCAATCTTTAATAGAAGAAACAGCCAAAAATTGCAAAATGCCTTATGTGTCTTTGCGCTGGATTGGCGGGCTTTTGACCAATTTCAAAACCATTAGAAAGAGAATCGACTATTTCGTTGATTTGGAAAAAAAGAGAGAAGAAGGAGGATTAAAAAAGTATACCAAAAAAGAACAGAAGCATTTTGACAAAGAAATAGAGAAGCTGAAAAAGAATTTTAACGGTATCAGAGACTTAAAAGAACTACCGGAGGCAATTTTCGTTTTGGGCGTAAAAGAGCATATAACTCCGATAAGAGAGGCAAAAATAAAAAAGATACCTGTCATCGCTTTGGTTGATACGGACAGCAATCCTTCTCTGGTTGATTATGTGATTCCTTCTAATGATGAAGCAATCAGCGCGCTTCAATTTATGCTTAATCAAATTGAAAAAGTAATTATCCCCGCATAA
- the tsf gene encoding translation elongation factor Ts translates to MVVAELVRKLREKTGASMMDCKKALEDVGGDEAKALKILQEKNKLTAMKKSERSAGQGIIEAYVHSNAKVGVLLELKCETDFVARNSEFRELAHDIAMHIAGMDSKDEKSLLEEPFVKDPEITVKSLIENKIAKLGENIKVSRFTRFEL, encoded by the coding sequence ATGGTAGTAGCAGAATTAGTCAGAAAATTAAGGGAAAAAACCGGCGCCTCAATGATGGATTGCAAAAAAGCACTTGAAGATGTGGGAGGCGACGAGGCAAAAGCATTGAAAATCTTGCAGGAGAAAAATAAACTCACGGCAATGAAAAAATCCGAAAGAAGCGCAGGGCAGGGAATTATTGAAGCATATGTGCACAGTAACGCCAAAGTCGGCGTATTACTGGAATTAAAATGCGAAACAGATTTTGTTGCCAGAAACAGCGAATTCAGGGAATTGGCTCATGACATTGCTATGCATATTGCCGGAATGGATTCAAAAGATGAAAAGTCGCTTTTAGAGGAGCCGTTTGTGAAAGACCCGGAAATTACTGTTAAAAGTTTGATTGAAAATAAAATAGCAAAACTAGGGGAAAACATTAAAGTAAGCAGATTTACGAGATTTGAATTATAA
- the rplJ gene encoding 50S ribosomal protein L10 codes for MLTRKRKEEIVEQLADKIKRQKSLIFTDAKGVKVKDIQKIRRELKKLEAEYKVAKKSLMELALKKEKKEIDLSGFNGALAVSFGYQDPLSLIKVLTKLSRENADFKILGGMVEGKVLSVIEIKELSKIPSKEILLAKIVGCIKGPISGLVNALEGNLRNLLGVLNAIKINK; via the coding sequence ATGTTAACTCGAAAACGAAAAGAAGAAATAGTTGAACAATTAGCTGACAAAATCAAGCGTCAGAAATCTTTAATTTTTACTGACGCTAAAGGGGTTAAGGTAAAAGACATCCAAAAAATCAGAAGGGAATTAAAAAAGCTGGAGGCAGAATACAAAGTGGCTAAAAAATCCTTAATGGAACTGGCTCTTAAAAAGGAGAAAAAGGAAATAGATTTATCCGGATTCAACGGCGCATTGGCAGTGAGTTTCGGGTATCAAGATCCACTATCATTAATTAAAGTCCTTACCAAATTAAGCAGGGAAAATGCTGATTTTAAGATTTTAGGAGGAATGGTTGAAGGCAAAGTTTTGTCTGTCATTGAAATTAAAGAATTATCAAAAATTCCTTCAAAAGAAATCTTATTGGCCAAGATTGTTGGCTGTATTAAAGGTCCAATTAGTGGTTTAGTAAATGCATTGGAAGGCAATTTAAGAAATTTACTTGGCGTTCTAAATGCTATAAAAATTAATAAATAA
- the mltG gene encoding endolytic transglycosylase MltG: MKDLFLNKKFVIIFFSAIFAVILILSLITAKCDGQEKLIKIEKGWGSDEIGQKLKDEGLIGSKWVFVFYAWIKGYNVHLQAGEYLLDSKMSVLKIARMITNGEISENYVKVTIPEGWTNKKIEERLIASGVLKEEDKLPKEKEGYLFPDTYYFERKSSVDIVVKKMSDNFMKKIGEDISKDLLIDSSMKLPNAVIMASIIEREVVSDEDRVIVSGIFWKRIENNIPLQSCATIAYILGVEKKQYSYEDTRVKSLYNTYTNLGLPPAPINNPGLSAIKAALNPKETDYYFFLSASDGTTIFSKTLEEHNTNKAKYLE, encoded by the coding sequence ATGAAAGATTTATTTTTAAATAAGAAATTCGTAATTATATTTTTTTCTGCTATCTTTGCAGTGATATTAATTTTGAGTTTGATTACAGCAAAATGCGATGGTCAAGAAAAATTGATAAAAATCGAAAAAGGTTGGGGGTCGGATGAAATCGGGCAGAAATTAAAAGATGAGGGGCTGATAGGCAGTAAATGGGTTTTTGTTTTTTATGCTTGGATTAAAGGATACAATGTTCATTTGCAGGCAGGGGAATATTTATTGGATTCCAAAATGAGCGTTTTAAAAATTGCTAGGATGATTACCAATGGCGAAATAAGCGAGAATTATGTTAAAGTTACGATACCCGAGGGCTGGACCAATAAGAAAATTGAAGAGAGATTAATTGCCTCGGGAGTTTTAAAAGAAGAGGATAAACTGCCAAAAGAAAAAGAAGGTTATTTATTTCCAGATACGTATTATTTTGAAAGAAAATCAAGTGTTGATATAGTAGTTAAAAAAATGTCGGATAATTTCATGAAAAAGATAGGAGAAGATATTTCTAAGGATTTATTGATTGATTCCAGTATGAAATTGCCGAATGCAGTAATTATGGCGAGCATTATAGAAAGAGAAGTGGTCAGCGATGAGGATAGGGTAATTGTGTCGGGTATTTTTTGGAAAAGAATTGAAAATAATATTCCTTTGCAGTCTTGCGCTACTATTGCCTATATTCTGGGTGTAGAAAAGAAACAATATTCTTATGAGGATACGCGCGTAAAATCGTTGTATAATACTTATACTAATCTCGGCTTGCCGCCTGCGCCGATTAATAATCCAGGGCTGTCAGCAATTAAAGCAGCGCTTAATCCCAAGGAAACGGATTATTATTTCTTTCTTTCTGCCAGCGACGGCACAACCATATTTTCCAAAACCCTAGAGGAGCACAATACTAATAAAGCGAAGTATCTAGAATAA
- a CDS encoding PCRF domain-containing protein produces MNANPNSAIIEIRAGAGGDEATLFATDLYRMYSRFAEKQGWKTKTLDDNVLQVSGPNAYEYLKQEGGVHRVQRIPKTEKSGRIHTSTASVAILPSIEQKELEIKPSDLRIDTFRSSGPGGQYVNKTESAVRVTHIPTGFAVASQRERSQGANKETAMNLLRSRIFAFLAQKDMQKTEKERNSQIGTADRSEKIRTYNFPQDRITDHRIKKEWHNIDRILDGDLWPIIKKFQKAE; encoded by the coding sequence ATGAATGCAAATCCAAACAGCGCAATAATTGAAATTAGGGCTGGAGCAGGTGGCGATGAAGCCACTTTATTTGCAACCGATTTATACAGAATGTATTCCAGGTTTGCTGAAAAGCAGGGCTGGAAAACTAAGACATTGGATGATAATGTATTGCAAGTATCAGGACCGAATGCTTATGAATACTTAAAACAAGAAGGCGGGGTGCATCGGGTGCAGAGGATTCCTAAAACAGAAAAAAGCGGAAGAATTCATACTTCCACTGCGTCGGTCGCAATACTGCCTTCAATTGAACAAAAAGAATTAGAAATAAAGCCGAGCGACTTAAGAATTGATACTTTTCGCTCATCCGGACCGGGTGGGCAATATGTAAATAAAACCGAATCAGCAGTTCGAGTTACTCATATTCCAACTGGATTTGCTGTTGCTTCACAAAGAGAAAGAAGCCAAGGCGCAAATAAAGAAACCGCGATGAACCTTTTAAGGTCGCGGATTTTTGCTTTTTTAGCCCAGAAAGATATGCAGAAAACCGAGAAAGAAAGAAATTCCCAAATCGGCACAGCCGACCGCTCGGAAAAAATTAGGACTTACAATTTTCCCCAGGACCGAATCACCGACCACCGCATTAAAAAAGAATGGCACAACATCGACCGCATTTTAGACGGCGACCTCTGGCCAATCATCAAAAAGTTTCAAAAAGCGGAATAA